Proteins encoded by one window of Listeria cossartiae subsp. cossartiae:
- a CDS encoding Crp/Fnr family transcriptional regulator: MKYIEYHDYIKRDAIIYAYLLDNFSYVCKQIKAWESITIDREHVLLVKNGTLIEESDGKKKGIVRCFFQKNLVFPTRNPVVLKALETSEVCLISAEGVFGKLEEDQILSNFFLQIAEKNEQDLKRQALLGIENSKNKVVSTLNFLLENNLANTTLPVFPEWLQINILAKLANCSISTISSTVNELHNNGKLDIKSSPWKLKGREMRLEYFEREVQKVAD, encoded by the coding sequence ATGAAGTACATTGAATACCACGACTACATCAAAAGAGACGCTATTATTTATGCTTATTTACTCGATAATTTTTCTTATGTTTGTAAACAAATTAAGGCTTGGGAGAGTATTACGATAGATAGAGAACATGTCTTACTGGTGAAGAATGGTACGTTAATTGAAGAAAGTGACGGTAAGAAAAAGGGGATTGTACGTTGCTTTTTCCAGAAAAATCTTGTATTTCCTACTAGAAATCCGGTGGTATTAAAAGCTTTGGAAACATCGGAAGTTTGCCTGATTAGTGCGGAGGGTGTATTTGGAAAATTAGAAGAGGATCAAATATTGTCTAACTTCTTTTTACAAATTGCGGAGAAAAACGAACAAGACTTAAAAAGGCAAGCTCTGCTCGGTATAGAGAATTCAAAAAATAAAGTTGTATCTACGCTAAACTTCCTATTAGAAAATAATTTGGCTAATACTACATTGCCAGTTTTCCCAGAATGGCTCCAGATAAATATTTTAGCAAAATTAGCTAATTGCTCCATTTCCACTATATCTTCCACTGTAAACGAACTGCATAATAACGGAAAACTCGATATTAAATCTTCTCCCTGGAAACTTAAAGGACGCGAAATGCGGCTTGAATACTTTGAAAGAGAAGTTCAAAAAGTAGCGGATTAA
- a CDS encoding T7SS effector LXG polymorphic toxin: MSRIDIGEIQVFLYQLHTANESGRNTIQSIKTVVTKYVGDNSLKGKAVDASKNYYQTTYFPLCDAIIEAMDESEERLKQYIQDFHAQVDSSPDAKIDADGLYELGKMIDRIESKKEALAQRMNSGTEGQMQNYRSQLAIAYKQENILEKYLSFERSHANFFDHLIDLVQAVQQTIRELQSNIQFNSQTGTYDLSKLNHATVSHMQQALNKARGIKEDIIEELQDYTVLAVVYLDSNGKEQVMWLLERDGLGVENAELKAYLEKNGKYLNPEDYSIITNEDLNKKINKAWRDGVYYLNGNKYDGLTGGVLSTSAYVEAGKGYIDKSGLADVVLGLGLSTAAIRNTTVIKSKSSPLDYVTNTGRLDGTLYSSKDLVLLENYLKKRGIELKIGDKYLPANKGGAFNAETGTIILKDNPTRYEVLHEVSHYIQYKNIGKDAYKNLPRAGKTFDTKQFNAPEQFVYDMLSNNTRRWKSFTEAERMHANWYINNFGGIR, encoded by the coding sequence GTGAGTAGAATTGACATCGGAGAAATACAAGTCTTTTTGTACCAATTACATACAGCTAATGAATCAGGAAGAAACACCATCCAATCTATCAAAACGGTCGTGACAAAGTATGTGGGAGATAATAGTTTAAAAGGAAAAGCAGTTGATGCATCGAAAAATTATTATCAAACGACCTATTTCCCTCTCTGTGACGCAATAATCGAAGCCATGGACGAAAGTGAAGAACGATTAAAACAGTACATCCAAGATTTCCATGCGCAAGTCGATAGTTCACCAGATGCCAAAATCGATGCGGACGGTTTATATGAACTGGGTAAAATGATTGACCGAATAGAAAGCAAAAAAGAAGCTTTAGCACAGCGAATGAATAGTGGAACAGAAGGACAAATGCAGAATTACCGTTCCCAATTAGCTATTGCCTATAAACAGGAAAACATTCTCGAGAAATATTTGTCATTTGAACGAAGCCACGCTAACTTTTTTGACCATTTGATTGATTTAGTTCAAGCCGTTCAGCAGACCATCCGCGAACTCCAGTCGAATATCCAGTTCAATAGCCAAACAGGCACTTACGATCTAAGTAAACTGAATCACGCTACAGTGAGCCACATGCAACAAGCATTAAATAAAGCACGAGGGATAAAAGAAGATATTATAGAAGAACTACAAGACTACACAGTACTTGCAGTGGTATATTTAGATAGTAATGGAAAAGAACAGGTCATGTGGTTATTAGAGCGAGACGGCTTGGGAGTGGAGAATGCCGAACTTAAAGCTTATTTAGAAAAAAACGGAAAATATCTTAACCCAGAAGATTATTCGATTATTACTAATGAAGACTTAAATAAGAAAATCAATAAAGCTTGGCGAGATGGTGTTTATTATCTTAATGGTAATAAGTATGATGGCTTAACAGGTGGCGTTTTATCTACCTCGGCATATGTTGAAGCTGGGAAAGGATATATAGATAAGAGTGGATTAGCGGATGTTGTGTTGGGGCTTGGGTTGAGTACGGCTGCAATACGTAATACAACAGTTATCAAAAGTAAATCATCCCCGTTAGATTATGTGACAAATACTGGACGATTAGATGGTACTTTATATAGTAGTAAAGATTTAGTACTGTTAGAAAATTATTTGAAAAAGAGGGGAATTGAATTAAAGATAGGAGATAAGTATTTACCGGCCAATAAAGGTGGAGCTTTTAATGCTGAAACTGGTACTATAATATTAAAGGATAATCCTACAAGGTATGAAGTTCTCCATGAGGTATCACACTATATTCAGTACAAGAATATAGGTAAAGATGCATATAAAAACCTTCCTAGAGCTGGAAAAACTTTTGATACTAAGCAATTCAATGCACCAGAACAATTCGTTTATGATATGCTGTCAAACAATACTCGAAGATGGAAGAGTTTTACGGAAGCGGAACGAATGCATGCCAATTGGTATATTAATAATTTTGGAGGTATACGATGA